GAAGATCGTCCGCGCCGCCCGTGACGACGCCGCCAGTTTCGTCGCCAGCCAGGGCGAGATCCGTGGCGTGCAGCTGGAAGCCGCCTTCAGCACCCTGCGTGCGCGCCTGCCGGAAGCCCGCCAGGCCGATGACCAGGCCCTCGCCGAAGCCATCCTCGCCCTGTGATCCGCGCCACGCGCTGGCTGGCAGCCCTGGCGC
The window above is part of the Pseudomonas alcaligenes genome. Proteins encoded here:
- a CDS encoding DUF2388 domain-containing protein is translated as MRKLPYLLLTTTLCLGAASVQAQTLVATSNIIVRALDRSFDFTSDTTTSIRDMKIVRAARDDAASFVASQGEIRGVQLEAAFSTLRARLPEARQADDQALAEAILAL